GCTGTACTACCGGCCGACCTCGAACGAAGCCTTCGAGAGCGTGCAGTACATCGTGACGCAGGTGCGCTTCGGGTGGCTGGTGCGGTCCATCCATTCGTGGTCGGCGAACCTGATGGTGCTGACGGCGATGGCGCACATGTTCAGCGTGCTGTTCCTGGGCGCGCATCGCAAGCCGCGCGAGCTGACCTGGGTGTCGGGGATGGTCCTGCTGTTCCTGGTGCTGGGCTTCGGCTTCAGCGGCTACCTGCTGCCGTGGAACACGCTGGCGTACTTCGCGACCAAGGTGGGCACCGACATGGTGAAGCAGGTGCCGGTGATCG
Above is a genomic segment from Terriglobales bacterium containing:
- a CDS encoding cytochrome b N-terminal domain-containing protein encodes the protein MIARARQWLEERVGLSQINDFLAHKTVPVHKLSYWYFLGGITLFLFMVQVATGMLLLLYYRPTSNEAFESVQYIVTQVRFGWLVRSIHSWSANLMVLTAMAHMFSVLFLGAHRKPRELTWVSGMVLLFLVLGFGFSGYLLPWNTLAYFATKVGTDMVKQVPVIGKPMMIFLRGGEEVSGATLTRFFGFHVAVLPGITTLILALHLLLVQRFG